In the Mycobacterium adipatum genome, one interval contains:
- a CDS encoding rhodanese-like domain-containing protein, with protein MSAEVPDIDIARAITMISREDVRLLDVREDDEWEAGHAADAEHVRLGDLDVSAFAGPGTVVVTCRSGNRSRKAAAALVGAGVDAVNLDGGMKAWAEAGHPLIRDDGTPGTVV; from the coding sequence ATGTCCGCCGAAGTACCCGACATCGACATCGCCCGCGCGATCACCATGATCAGCCGCGAGGACGTGCGATTACTCGACGTACGAGAAGACGACGAATGGGAGGCGGGTCACGCCGCCGACGCCGAGCACGTCCGGTTGGGCGATCTCGACGTCAGCGCGTTCGCCGGGCCCGGCACCGTCGTCGTGACGTGCCGGTCGGGCAACCGGTCCCGCAAGGCCGCCGCCGCACTCGTCGGCGCCGGCGTCGACGCGGTCAACCTCGACGGCGGAATGAAGGCCTGGGCCGAGGCCGGTCATCCCCTGATCCGCGACGACGGCACGCCCGGCACGGTGGTCTGA
- a CDS encoding DUF4192 domain-containing protein has translation MHAIKALGAVISNLLGVLGFRPVESLVVVAVQDGEAGCVMRLDLSDAASPDAPERLADLVVGGGAQGAVAVFVSAENASCAMCADEFGEQARKLSAALERRGAQLLDAVVVDRIEAGGRWRCVDNCGKGGIVDDPATSAAAAAAVVAGHRMYGSREELKATVAVDVARAAVLEPMLAGAGGPVEDVAVAVRAAVALVRRVGEGAVLSDVELAAVGAMLVDLRVRDALMTLVDCDEAGAADQLWSQLVRVLPQPFRSEALVLKSHAAYVRGEGPLAGVCLEAVQAEDPTHRMAELLDTALQSGVRPEAIRGLTAALPPAVSV, from the coding sequence ATGCACGCAATCAAGGCACTGGGAGCCGTTATCTCGAACCTGTTGGGGGTGCTGGGGTTTCGTCCGGTCGAGTCGCTGGTGGTGGTGGCGGTGCAGGACGGTGAGGCGGGTTGCGTGATGCGCCTGGACCTCAGTGACGCGGCGTCGCCGGATGCTCCGGAGAGGTTGGCCGATTTGGTCGTGGGCGGTGGTGCTCAGGGCGCGGTGGCGGTGTTCGTGTCGGCTGAGAACGCCTCGTGTGCGATGTGCGCGGACGAATTCGGTGAGCAGGCGCGCAAACTGTCGGCGGCGCTGGAGCGACGCGGTGCGCAGTTGCTCGATGCGGTGGTGGTCGATCGGATCGAGGCGGGTGGGCGTTGGCGCTGCGTCGACAACTGCGGCAAGGGCGGGATCGTCGACGATCCTGCGACGTCGGCGGCGGCGGCTGCTGCGGTGGTGGCGGGTCACCGGATGTACGGCAGCCGGGAGGAGTTGAAGGCGACGGTTGCTGTTGATGTGGCGCGGGCTGCGGTGCTGGAGCCCATGCTGGCCGGTGCCGGTGGTCCCGTCGAGGACGTGGCTGTGGCGGTTCGTGCGGCGGTGGCGCTGGTGCGGCGCGTAGGTGAGGGGGCGGTGCTCTCGGATGTCGAGCTGGCGGCCGTCGGTGCGATGCTGGTGGATCTGCGGGTGCGTGATGCGCTGATGACGCTGGTCGACTGCGACGAGGCAGGGGCGGCCGATCAGCTGTGGTCGCAGCTGGTGCGGGTGCTGCCCCAGCCGTTCCGCTCCGAGGCGCTGGTCTTGAAGTCGCATGCGGCCTACGTGCGGGGTGAGGGGCCGCTGGCGGGGGTGTGCCTGGAAGCTGTACAGGCCGAGGACCCGACCCACCGCATGGCCGAGCTGCTCGACACTGCGCTGCAGAGCGGTGTCCGGCCCGAGGCGATCCGCGGGCTGACTGCGGCGCTGCCCCCGGCGGTGTCGGTGTAG
- a CDS encoding HNH endonuclease family protein: MTRARTIWLALFAAVSVLVAYQTVVSAAEQSAQFIAAADVPTVAPGEDVLAGVAVVPLRVRSQDYRRAAFGESWTDDNDAPGGHNGCDTRNDILDRDLVEKTYVAISRCPTAVATGVLHDPYTSLTIPFTRGNQTGAAVQIEHIVPLAYAWDQGARIWTDALRVRFANDPANLVAVQGQANQDKGDKEPALWMPPNEAFHCQYAMQFIAVMRGYGLPVDALSVQPLQQAAHTCPVG, from the coding sequence ATGACCCGCGCGCGGACGATATGGCTGGCGCTGTTCGCGGCGGTCTCGGTCTTGGTGGCTTATCAGACGGTGGTCTCGGCGGCTGAGCAGTCGGCTCAGTTCATCGCGGCCGCGGATGTCCCCACGGTGGCTCCGGGTGAGGACGTGCTTGCCGGCGTCGCGGTGGTCCCGCTTCGGGTTCGGAGCCAGGATTACCGGCGCGCCGCGTTCGGCGAGTCGTGGACCGACGACAACGATGCGCCTGGCGGTCACAACGGATGCGACACCCGCAACGACATCTTGGATCGCGACCTGGTGGAGAAGACATACGTTGCGATCAGCCGGTGCCCGACGGCGGTCGCAACCGGAGTTCTGCACGACCCCTATACGAGCCTCACGATCCCATTTACTCGCGGCAACCAGACGGGGGCCGCCGTCCAGATCGAGCACATCGTGCCCCTCGCCTACGCCTGGGACCAAGGCGCGCGGATATGGACGGACGCCTTGCGCGTGCGCTTTGCCAACGATCCGGCGAATCTTGTTGCGGTGCAGGGACAAGCGAACCAGGACAAGGGCGATAAGGAGCCGGCGCTGTGGATGCCACCCAATGAGGCCTTCCACTGTCAGTACGCGATGCAGTTCATCGCGGTCATGCGGGGATACGGGCTGCCGGTCGATGCGCTATCTGTCCAACCACTGCAGCAAGCTGCCCACACGTGTCCCGTCGGCTAA
- a CDS encoding ImmA/IrrE family metallo-endopeptidase — translation MTAATIERFSPAAVDEDGQVDWRVLLEQAMTMPGHLGDTYCRFYQYSLQNQILLWSQGVTEPCAPFSVWKALGRIPVKGGGRAVLHPRPIRKTDEESGEKVVVAMRFRLKRSTFPYSNTVGPEVDWPELPEWDAQRALAALDIVQVPYASIDGNCQGYSFARNVAVSPVAKYPLKTFFHELGHVMLGHTTDSAEGESPCSRGVAEFQAEAAAYLLAHNLELSEWAPAESRAYIQHWLGDEQVTEAHIRAVFTAVDKILRAGRTVADADVDEEAGEAIAS, via the coding sequence ATGACTGCAGCAACAATTGAGCGGTTTTCGCCGGCAGCTGTCGACGAGGACGGCCAGGTCGACTGGCGCGTGCTGCTCGAACAGGCGATGACGATGCCGGGGCACCTCGGAGACACCTACTGCCGGTTCTACCAGTACTCGCTGCAAAACCAGATCCTGCTGTGGTCGCAGGGCGTCACGGAACCGTGCGCACCGTTCAGCGTCTGGAAGGCCCTGGGCCGAATCCCTGTCAAGGGTGGCGGCCGTGCGGTGCTGCATCCGCGGCCGATCCGCAAGACCGACGAGGAGAGCGGCGAAAAGGTCGTCGTGGCAATGCGGTTCAGGCTGAAGAGGTCCACTTTTCCCTATAGCAACACTGTCGGGCCCGAGGTGGATTGGCCTGAGCTGCCCGAGTGGGACGCGCAACGCGCACTGGCAGCGCTGGACATCGTGCAGGTGCCCTACGCGTCGATCGACGGCAATTGCCAGGGCTACTCGTTCGCCCGGAATGTGGCGGTGAGCCCGGTCGCGAAGTATCCGCTGAAGACGTTCTTTCACGAGCTGGGCCACGTGATGCTGGGACATACCACCGACAGCGCCGAGGGCGAGAGCCCCTGCAGCCGCGGGGTCGCGGAGTTCCAAGCGGAGGCGGCGGCGTACCTGCTGGCGCACAACCTCGAGTTGAGCGAGTGGGCGCCGGCGGAGTCGCGTGCCTACATCCAGCACTGGCTGGGGGATGAGCAGGTCACCGAGGCTCACATCCGGGCGGTGTTCACCGCGGTGGACAAGATCCTGAGGGCCGGCCGAACGGTCGCCGACGCCGACGTCGACGAGGAGGCCGGCGAGGCGATCGCCTCATAA
- a CDS encoding cytochrome c biogenesis CcdA family protein: protein MTQIGILGAFLGGVLALLSPCSALLLPSFFAYAFTDWGTTAARTAVFLLGLAAVLVPLGAGVGAVGAAITAYRAQTTLAAAVVIIAFGIVMILGKGFTIRPAERAAGSLRINTPLSVFALGAVYGLAGFCSGPLLGAVLTVAVTGGDPLYGALLMAVYAFGMTTPLALLALLWDRLHLNEKSWLRGRPLHIGPVHTHTTSLISGTLFIGIGVLFLATAGTANLGGILSAETQVALQGRLGRVAAETNTLLALGLVAALVAIAVLIARIRRKPREPPAEEHPPCTNEVNVHGKGY from the coding sequence GTGACTCAGATCGGCATCCTCGGTGCCTTCCTCGGCGGAGTGCTGGCACTGCTGAGCCCGTGCTCGGCACTGCTGTTGCCGTCGTTCTTCGCCTACGCCTTCACGGACTGGGGAACCACCGCGGCCCGCACCGCGGTGTTCCTCCTCGGCCTGGCCGCCGTGTTGGTGCCACTGGGTGCAGGCGTCGGTGCCGTCGGCGCCGCCATCACCGCCTACCGAGCGCAAACCACGCTGGCGGCCGCCGTCGTCATCATTGCGTTCGGCATCGTGATGATCCTCGGCAAGGGCTTCACCATCCGACCGGCAGAACGTGCGGCCGGATCATTGCGCATCAACACCCCTCTGTCGGTGTTCGCGCTCGGCGCCGTCTACGGACTGGCCGGTTTCTGTTCGGGGCCGCTCCTCGGCGCAGTCCTCACCGTCGCCGTCACCGGAGGGGATCCGCTCTACGGCGCACTCCTCATGGCCGTTTACGCATTTGGGATGACGACGCCGCTCGCCCTGCTCGCGCTGCTGTGGGACCGGTTGCACCTGAACGAGAAGTCATGGCTGCGCGGGCGACCGCTGCACATCGGCCCCGTGCACACCCACACCACGTCGCTCATCTCCGGGACACTCTTCATCGGCATCGGCGTGCTGTTCCTCGCCACCGCCGGTACCGCCAACCTCGGCGGCATCCTCAGCGCCGAAACCCAAGTCGCGCTACAGGGCCGGCTCGGCCGAGTCGCCGCCGAGACCAACACTCTGCTGGCTCTCGGGCTCGTCGCCGCCCTCGTCGCCATAGCCGTTCTTATCGCACGGATACGTCGGAAGCCTCGCGAGCCACCGGCAGAGGAACACCCACCCTGTACCAACGAAGTCAACGTCCATGGAAAGGGGTACTGA
- a CDS encoding sulfite oxidase, with protein sequence MWDKRSDMIVHEQDPFNAEPTPQVLAESDITPVDAFYSRNHGPIPAITADDWRLDVSGRVERPHVFNLDEIRQRFTTHAVTATLQCAGNRRAGLIDVRPIPGEDPWGSGAVSTAEWRGARLADILDAVGAEDDPDLHVAFTGPDVSEVATPPQPYGSSIDIAKARSGEVLLAWGMNCQPLPRIHGGPVRIVVPGYIGARSVKWVTAITVIDAPTDNYFQASAYRILAPDADPGAAGPGDGISLSTLPLNCDVLTHSDGDRVPAGPVTVGGYAQPGNGRRIERVDVSTDGGTTWNQAELDLPYGPWAWCRWTHTLCARPGPLSLVIRAFDDTATTQPETPAAVWNPKGYLNNSWPRMTLHVT encoded by the coding sequence ATGTGGGACAAGCGCTCCGACATGATCGTTCACGAACAGGACCCCTTCAACGCAGAACCCACCCCGCAGGTGCTGGCCGAGAGTGACATCACCCCCGTCGACGCCTTCTACAGCCGTAACCACGGCCCGATACCCGCCATCACCGCCGACGACTGGCGACTCGACGTCAGCGGTCGCGTCGAACGACCGCACGTGTTCAACCTCGACGAGATCCGACAGCGGTTCACCACCCACGCGGTGACCGCGACACTGCAGTGCGCGGGAAACCGCCGCGCCGGACTGATCGACGTCCGCCCCATCCCAGGGGAGGACCCGTGGGGATCCGGCGCGGTGTCGACCGCCGAATGGCGCGGCGCGCGCCTGGCCGACATCCTCGACGCCGTCGGGGCCGAGGACGATCCGGACCTGCACGTCGCGTTCACGGGACCCGACGTGTCCGAGGTGGCCACCCCGCCGCAGCCCTACGGCAGCTCCATCGACATCGCCAAGGCCCGCAGCGGCGAAGTACTGCTCGCCTGGGGTATGAACTGTCAGCCGCTGCCCCGCATTCACGGCGGGCCCGTCCGCATCGTCGTCCCTGGCTACATCGGTGCCCGCAGCGTCAAATGGGTCACCGCGATCACCGTCATCGACGCCCCCACCGACAACTACTTCCAGGCCAGCGCCTACCGCATCCTCGCCCCCGACGCGGACCCCGGAGCCGCCGGCCCCGGTGACGGGATCTCGCTGTCGACGCTCCCGTTGAACTGCGACGTCCTCACCCACTCCGACGGCGATCGCGTGCCGGCCGGGCCAGTCACCGTCGGCGGCTACGCCCAACCCGGCAACGGCCGCCGCATCGAGCGGGTCGACGTCTCCACCGACGGCGGAACCACCTGGAACCAGGCCGAACTCGACCTGCCCTATGGTCCGTGGGCGTGGTGCCGTTGGACTCACACCCTGTGCGCAAGACCGGGGCCGCTGTCCCTGGTGATCCGGGCATTCGACGACACCGCCACAACCCAGCCGGAAACCCCTGCTGCAGTGTGGAATCCGAAGGGCTACCTGAACAACTCCTGGCCCCGGATGACGCTCCACGTCACCTGA
- a CDS encoding sulfite exporter TauE/SafE family protein has product MAPLLIALAAGAVIGLCLGALGGGGSILTVPVLVSLLHLDPHAATCAALIIVGLSALTATIGHARAGHVDWRAAAIFGVVASVTAFGGSIANRAADPEVLMLALSVVMLLAAGAMLYRTRRTAPGPDTSEPPDKQHVSGGTTTLTRTGTRTRAATRIARVLAVALVVGFLTGFLGVGGGFLIVPALVLALGFSMPVAVGTSLVIIVITTAGAFAERIGSTTVDWHVVLPFTVAAIAASFFGTRISERVSPTALTRSFAIVLIAVAAFVAADTVFALPM; this is encoded by the coding sequence ATGGCGCCGCTGCTGATCGCCCTGGCCGCCGGAGCCGTCATCGGACTGTGCCTCGGCGCTCTCGGCGGCGGCGGCTCCATCTTGACCGTCCCCGTGCTGGTGTCGTTGCTGCACCTCGACCCGCACGCCGCGACCTGTGCGGCGTTGATCATCGTGGGACTGAGCGCCCTGACCGCGACCATCGGCCACGCCCGCGCGGGCCACGTCGACTGGAGGGCCGCCGCGATCTTCGGCGTCGTCGCCTCGGTGACGGCGTTCGGCGGGTCGATCGCCAACCGCGCGGCCGACCCCGAGGTGCTGATGCTGGCACTGTCGGTGGTGATGCTGCTGGCGGCGGGCGCCATGCTCTACCGGACCCGACGCACCGCCCCCGGGCCCGACACCTCCGAACCGCCCGACAAACAACACGTTTCGGGTGGCACCACCACGCTCACCCGCACCGGCACCCGGACCCGCGCCGCCACGCGGATCGCGCGGGTGCTCGCCGTGGCGCTGGTCGTCGGGTTCCTCACCGGATTCCTCGGCGTGGGAGGCGGCTTCCTCATCGTGCCGGCACTCGTGCTGGCACTGGGCTTCTCGATGCCGGTCGCCGTCGGCACCTCGCTGGTGATCATCGTCATCACCACGGCCGGTGCGTTCGCCGAACGCATCGGATCCACAACCGTCGACTGGCACGTGGTGCTCCCGTTCACCGTGGCCGCGATCGCCGCATCGTTCTTCGGCACGCGCATCAGCGAACGCGTCTCGCCCACCGCTCTAACGCGCAGCTTCGCCATCGTGTTGATCGCGGTCGCCGCGTTCGTCGCCGCCGACACCGTGTTCGCGCTACCGATGTAG
- a CDS encoding rhodanese-like domain-containing protein, whose protein sequence is MPTSNPAAVIDPSELDAMLTSSAPPRVLDVRTPGEFETVHIGGSYNVPLDLLREHRDDIARHLDEDVVLVCRSGQRAAQAEEALRGVGLPNLHILDGGMTAWESRGLAVNRGRERWELERQVRLVAGSIVLSSVLASVAAPKLKWVAAGIGGGLTFAAVSNTCAMGMILAKLPYNRGVSCDAETIVAQLSSRR, encoded by the coding sequence ATGCCGACTTCGAATCCCGCAGCCGTGATCGACCCGTCGGAACTCGACGCGATGCTGACCTCGAGTGCTCCGCCACGCGTGCTGGACGTCCGGACGCCGGGCGAGTTCGAGACCGTTCACATCGGCGGTTCCTACAACGTGCCGCTGGACCTGTTGCGCGAGCACCGCGACGACATCGCGCGTCACCTCGACGAGGACGTGGTGCTGGTGTGCCGGTCGGGCCAACGCGCCGCGCAGGCCGAGGAGGCCCTGCGCGGGGTGGGTCTGCCGAATCTGCACATCCTCGACGGCGGGATGACGGCGTGGGAGAGCCGCGGCCTTGCGGTCAACCGCGGTCGGGAGCGGTGGGAGTTGGAACGCCAGGTCCGCCTGGTCGCCGGGTCCATCGTGTTGAGCAGTGTGCTGGCCAGCGTCGCCGCCCCGAAGCTGAAGTGGGTCGCCGCGGGCATCGGCGGCGGACTGACCTTCGCCGCGGTGTCCAACACCTGTGCGATGGGAATGATACTCGCCAAGCTGCCCTACAACCGCGGCGTGTCCTGTGACGCGGAGACGATCGTCGCCCAGCTGTCGTCGCGCCGCTAG
- a CDS encoding GntR family transcriptional regulator, with protein MVAEDDLSAHVDRNSALPLWAQVHADLLARIQAGEFTEGFPGEHSLTTSYGVSRHTIREALRHLRHAGVLIAERGRATRLADVPVIEQPLGALYSLFAAVEATGVSQHSVVRVLDVRRDPTVAQTLELPSDAPLVYLERLRMAGEHPLALDFAWLPAEIAEPLLEANFTHTALYIELEARCGVRLTGGREDITAVVPEPSEAKLLALDERCAALAIRRLSCVDERPVELRHTLIRADRFTVSARFSPTEGYRFLTSDALSLSG; from the coding sequence GTGGTCGCGGAGGATGACCTGTCGGCGCATGTCGACCGCAACAGTGCCCTGCCGCTGTGGGCGCAGGTGCACGCCGATCTGCTGGCGCGCATCCAGGCCGGGGAGTTCACCGAGGGATTCCCCGGCGAGCACTCCCTGACGACGAGCTACGGCGTGAGCCGGCACACGATACGTGAAGCGCTGCGCCATCTGCGGCACGCCGGGGTGTTGATCGCCGAGCGGGGGCGAGCCACCCGGCTCGCCGACGTCCCAGTCATCGAACAGCCCCTGGGCGCGCTGTACAGCCTGTTCGCGGCGGTCGAGGCCACCGGCGTCTCGCAGCACAGTGTCGTGCGCGTTCTCGACGTCCGGCGCGATCCGACCGTGGCGCAGACGCTGGAACTGCCCTCAGATGCGCCGTTGGTTTACCTGGAACGTCTGCGCATGGCCGGCGAGCACCCCCTGGCGCTCGACTTCGCCTGGCTGCCCGCCGAGATCGCCGAGCCGCTGCTCGAGGCCAACTTCACCCACACCGCGCTCTACATCGAACTCGAGGCGCGCTGCGGCGTCCGGCTGACGGGTGGCCGCGAGGACATCACCGCCGTGGTCCCGGAGCCGAGTGAGGCCAAGTTGCTGGCACTCGACGAGCGCTGCGCCGCGCTGGCGATCCGTCGCCTCAGCTGTGTGGACGAGCGTCCAGTCGAGTTGCGGCACACGTTGATTCGCGCGGACCGGTTCACTGTCAGCGCCCGCTTCTCCCCCACCGAGGGCTACCGGTTCCTGACGTCGGACGCCCTGTCATTGAGCGGCTGA
- a CDS encoding NAD(P)/FAD-dependent oxidoreductase has protein sequence MTAVGHQIVVVGGGNAGVSLAARLRHAGVNDIGVIEPSDTHYYQPLWTLVGGGCVKADASARPQASVMPQGVGWIKDRACEIDPEKQRVTTEGGVTVGYDHLVVCPGIQLDWTAVPGMAESLDSPAVSSNYRYDLAPKTWELIKSMRSGTAIFTMPSGPIKCAGAPQKIAYLAADYWRRQGVLSNIRVVLVLPTPGMFGVKEFADELERVVARYGIEVHKNSEVTTVNPDTRTVTITDNSADTTSEVGYDMLHVVPRQSAPDWIKSSPLRAADNPGGYVDVDKNTMRHNQFDNVFALGDAGSTPNSKTGAAIRKQAPVVAANLADSMAGRPLSGSYGGYASCPLTTARDKMLLAEFDYTMKPAPSIPFIDTTHERRDMWLLKRYGLPAMYWNLILKGRA, from the coding sequence GTGACTGCAGTGGGACATCAGATCGTCGTCGTCGGCGGTGGCAACGCGGGTGTGTCACTCGCCGCGCGACTTCGGCACGCGGGCGTCAACGACATCGGCGTCATCGAACCCTCCGACACGCACTACTACCAACCGCTGTGGACGCTGGTCGGCGGCGGATGCGTCAAGGCCGACGCCAGCGCGCGGCCGCAGGCGTCGGTAATGCCGCAGGGGGTGGGATGGATCAAGGACCGGGCCTGTGAGATCGACCCGGAGAAGCAGCGCGTCACCACCGAGGGAGGCGTCACGGTCGGCTACGACCACCTAGTCGTGTGCCCCGGCATCCAACTCGACTGGACCGCCGTGCCCGGCATGGCCGAATCGCTCGACTCGCCGGCCGTGTCGAGCAACTACCGTTACGATCTGGCGCCCAAGACCTGGGAGCTGATCAAGTCGATGCGCTCGGGCACGGCGATCTTCACGATGCCGTCGGGTCCGATCAAATGCGCCGGCGCACCGCAGAAGATCGCCTACCTGGCCGCCGACTACTGGCGACGCCAGGGCGTGCTGTCGAACATCCGCGTCGTGCTCGTACTGCCGACGCCGGGCATGTTTGGGGTCAAGGAGTTCGCCGACGAACTGGAACGCGTGGTCGCGCGCTACGGAATCGAAGTGCACAAGAACAGCGAGGTCACCACCGTCAACCCCGACACCCGCACCGTGACCATCACCGACAACTCCGCCGACACCACCAGCGAGGTCGGTTACGACATGCTGCACGTCGTCCCGCGCCAATCGGCGCCCGACTGGATCAAGTCCAGCCCGCTGCGCGCCGCCGACAATCCGGGGGGTTACGTGGACGTGGACAAGAACACCATGCGGCACAACCAGTTCGACAACGTCTTCGCCCTCGGCGACGCCGGCTCGACCCCGAACTCCAAGACCGGAGCCGCCATCCGCAAACAAGCCCCGGTGGTCGCCGCCAACCTCGCCGACAGCATGGCCGGTCGCCCGCTGTCGGGCTCCTACGGCGGCTACGCGTCGTGTCCGCTGACCACCGCACGCGACAAGATGCTGCTCGCCGAATTCGACTACACCATGAAACCAGCGCCGTCGATCCCGTTCATCGACACCACCCACGAACGCCGCGACATGTGGCTGCTCAAGCGCTACGGGCTACCCGCGATGTACTGGAACCTCATCCTCAAGGGCCGAGCATGA
- a CDS encoding MBL fold metallo-hydrolase, whose translation MRFIQYYLDCLSHASYLIGDETTGRAVVVDPQRDVAEYLADAQQHGLSIELVVETHFHADFVSGHLELADATGAAIAYSSVADTQFASTAVEDGDRYALGDVVLEFRHTPGHTPESMSVVVFEHADAVAPYGVLTGDTLFIGDVGRPDLLASAGFTDEQLAGMLYDSIQAKLLTLPDATRVFPAHGAGSACGKNLSTERSSTIGEQRRTNYALRTPDRDAFVQLVTEGQPPAPGYFSYDAALNGLHRELLAEAEPPAPMTYDEVHAATATGAVLLDGRGPEEFARGHLRGSINVGLDGRYAQFAGSVLRPDVDVVLIVEPGQEREAKNRLARIGFDRVIGHLADPDRAMIEHPGDVEVASRLTADAVARRITDGAGVQLVDVRNPGETSDGVIEGALTIPVGELPDRIGELDLTAPTVVYCAGGYRSSVAASVLRRYGATDVSDVLGGFGAWQETCAAESAAQ comes from the coding sequence ATGAGGTTCATTCAGTATTACCTCGACTGCCTGTCCCATGCGTCGTATCTCATCGGCGACGAGACGACGGGGCGGGCGGTGGTGGTGGATCCGCAGCGCGACGTCGCCGAGTACCTCGCCGACGCACAGCAGCACGGGTTGAGCATCGAACTGGTCGTCGAGACCCACTTCCACGCCGACTTCGTCTCGGGCCACCTGGAACTGGCCGATGCGACCGGTGCGGCCATCGCGTACTCGTCGGTGGCCGACACGCAGTTCGCATCGACGGCCGTCGAGGACGGCGATCGCTACGCGCTCGGAGACGTCGTCCTCGAATTCCGGCACACTCCGGGACACACACCGGAGTCGATGTCGGTGGTCGTCTTCGAGCACGCCGATGCGGTCGCTCCCTACGGCGTGCTGACCGGTGACACGTTGTTCATCGGCGACGTGGGCCGCCCCGACCTGCTGGCATCGGCCGGCTTCACCGATGAGCAGTTGGCCGGCATGCTGTACGACTCGATACAGGCCAAACTGCTGACTCTGCCCGATGCGACGCGGGTCTTCCCGGCCCACGGGGCGGGATCCGCGTGCGGCAAGAACCTGTCGACGGAACGCAGCTCGACGATCGGCGAGCAGCGTAGGACCAACTACGCGTTGCGCACGCCCGACAGGGACGCGTTCGTGCAGCTGGTCACCGAAGGACAGCCACCCGCCCCCGGCTACTTCTCCTACGACGCCGCGCTCAACGGCCTGCATCGCGAGTTGCTCGCCGAAGCCGAACCGCCCGCACCCATGACCTACGACGAGGTGCACGCGGCGACGGCCACCGGCGCCGTGCTCCTCGACGGTCGCGGTCCCGAGGAGTTCGCGCGAGGGCACCTGCGCGGTTCGATCAACGTTGGTCTCGACGGTCGCTACGCGCAGTTCGCGGGCTCGGTCCTGCGACCCGACGTCGACGTCGTACTGATCGTCGAGCCGGGTCAGGAGCGTGAAGCCAAGAACCGCCTGGCGCGCATCGGATTCGACCGCGTCATCGGGCACCTCGCCGACCCCGACCGCGCGATGATCGAGCATCCCGGCGACGTCGAAGTCGCCTCACGACTGACCGCGGACGCCGTCGCGCGCCGTATCACCGACGGCGCAGGCGTCCAACTCGTCGACGTCCGCAACCCCGGCGAGACGTCCGATGGAGTCATCGAGGGAGCGCTCACGATCCCAGTGGGTGAGTTGCCCGACCGTATCGGGGAACTCGATCTGACCGCGCCCACCGTCGTCTACTGCGCAGGGGGATACCGTTCCTCGGTCGCCGCCAGCGTGTTGCGCCGGTACGGCGCGACCGACGTCAGCGACGTGCTGGGCGGATTCGGTGCGTGGCAGGAGACGTGCGCGGCCGAGTCAGCCGCTCAATGA
- a CDS encoding DsbA family protein yields the protein MPVSSPTNRTRRRDLILLGVAVVVAVILAAVLAIRHVGIDDAVTPSRSDVGSAAAPPPPVAAAPQPSIGPLGDLARRNPDDPLAQGSVTAPIVLIEFADLRCPFCAEFSRQTEPVLVERYVDTGLLRIEWRDMAIFGPQSTDAARAARAAAAQGRFWPFIQTVYAAAPPKGHPDLTAAALHDFARQAGVPDLNRFDADAAATRYDAAIHADLVQAQGLGIPSTPAFSINGHPVLGAQPTDTFTTLIDDLAAGKNVTP from the coding sequence ATGCCAGTATCTTCTCCCACCAACCGGACTCGACGACGGGACCTCATCCTGCTCGGCGTCGCCGTGGTCGTCGCCGTGATCCTGGCCGCCGTCCTTGCGATCCGGCACGTCGGCATCGACGACGCGGTGACGCCGTCGCGCTCGGACGTCGGCTCCGCGGCGGCACCTCCGCCGCCGGTCGCCGCTGCTCCTCAACCTTCAATCGGCCCGCTCGGCGACCTGGCCCGGCGGAACCCCGACGATCCGCTGGCCCAGGGCTCGGTCACCGCACCCATCGTGCTGATCGAATTCGCCGACCTGCGCTGCCCGTTCTGCGCTGAGTTCTCCCGTCAGACCGAACCCGTCCTCGTCGAGCGGTACGTCGACACGGGACTTCTCCGCATCGAATGGCGCGACATGGCCATCTTCGGGCCCCAGTCCACCGATGCCGCCCGCGCCGCACGCGCGGCCGCCGCGCAGGGCCGGTTCTGGCCCTTCATCCAAACCGTCTACGCCGCAGCCCCACCCAAGGGACACCCCGACCTCACCGCGGCCGCGCTGCACGACTTCGCCCGACAGGCCGGCGTGCCCGACCTGAACCGATTCGACGCCGACGCCGCAGCCACCCGGTACGACGCCGCCATCCACGCCGACCTCGTGCAGGCACAGGGCCTCGGAATCCCCTCCACTCCTGCGTTTTCCATCAACGGACACCCCGTGCTGGGCGCGCAACCCACCGACACCTTCACCACACTCATCGACGACCTCGCTGCCGGAAAGAACGTCACCCCGTGA